One part of the Streptomyces nigra genome encodes these proteins:
- a CDS encoding ABC transporter permease, whose protein sequence is MSTLTERTEVASGYRAGRTLPVRVELLRQLKRRRTLVMFGILAVLPFVLVAAFAIGGEPDGRGDRITLMDTATASGANFAAVNLFVSAGFLLVIPVALFCGDTVASEAGWSSLRYLLAAPVPRVRLLWSKLVVGLGLSLAAMVLLPVVALAVGTAAYGWGPLQIPTGGSLGTGTAAQRLLIVVAYVFVSQLVTAGLAFWLSTRTDAPLGAVGGAVGLTIVGNVLDAVTALGDWRHFLPAHWQFAWADAVQPRPEWSGMIQGAAVSVTYALVLFALAFRGFTRKDIVS, encoded by the coding sequence ATGAGCACGCTCACCGAGCGCACCGAGGTCGCCTCCGGCTACCGGGCGGGCCGCACCCTGCCCGTGCGGGTCGAACTGCTCCGCCAGCTCAAGCGACGCCGGACGCTGGTCATGTTCGGCATCCTCGCCGTGCTGCCGTTCGTGCTCGTCGCCGCCTTCGCGATCGGCGGCGAGCCGGACGGCCGCGGCGACCGCATCACCCTGATGGACACGGCCACCGCGTCCGGCGCCAACTTCGCCGCCGTGAACCTCTTCGTGTCGGCGGGCTTCCTGCTGGTCATCCCGGTCGCCCTGTTCTGCGGGGACACCGTCGCCTCGGAGGCCGGCTGGTCCTCGCTGCGCTATCTCCTCGCCGCCCCCGTGCCGAGGGTCCGGCTGCTGTGGTCCAAGCTCGTCGTCGGCCTCGGGCTCAGCCTGGCCGCGATGGTGCTGCTGCCGGTGGTCGCGCTGGCCGTCGGCACGGCCGCGTACGGCTGGGGGCCGCTGCAGATCCCCACCGGGGGCTCGCTCGGCACGGGCACGGCGGCCCAGCGCCTGCTGATCGTCGTCGCGTACGTCTTCGTGTCCCAACTGGTCACCGCGGGACTGGCGTTCTGGCTGTCGACCCGGACGGACGCCCCGCTGGGCGCGGTGGGCGGCGCGGTCGGCCTCACCATCGTCGGCAACGTCCTGGACGCCGTCACCGCCCTCGGCGACTGGCGCCACTTCCTGCCCGCGCACTGGCAGTTCGCCTGGGCGGACGCCGTCCAGCCGCGCCCCGAGTGGTCCGGCATGATCCAGGGCGCCGCGGTCTCCGTGACCTACGCGCTGGTCCTGTTCGCGCTGGCCTTCCGGGGTTTCACCCGCAAGGACATCGTGTCGTAG
- a CDS encoding alpha/beta fold hydrolase, which produces MDLRLPGRAALRALRGPRRLTAAAAAVVVLAGAGTWTAAASGDDAPKVRRADRVMAMDGGVRVDTSFFTTPGGGRRPAVLLGHGFGGSKDDVRQQAEDLARDGYAVLTWSARGFGRSTGAIGLNDPESEVADVSRLLDWLAEQPQVRLDKPGDPRAGMAGGSYGGAIALLAAGHDDRVDAIAPAITYWNLADALFPNGVFKKLWAGIFVNSGGGCAKFEPALCAMYERVAESGVPDAEARALLEKRSPSAVGDRIKVPTLLFQGQSDSLFPLGQADDAARAIRANGAPVDVDWIAGGHDGGDMETSRLQTRTTAWFDRYLKGDKGADTGPAFRVTRTGGIDTTDGEAQLRGASADTYPGLGSGIRRVPLTGGEQSVANPAGASPPAVSALPGLGGSGGLAQLSSLGVGVSLDFPGQFARFESAPVADNLHITGSPTATVHVRSSDGDAVLFAKVYDVGPGGRQQVLPSQLVTPLRVTDAKSGKDVRITLPAVDHDIEKGHRLRLVLSSTDLGYASPAAPATYTVSLKSALSVPTAPGVSSAAAPLPSWVWWLPATGAAVALALLLTARRRTVAPAPDPGLAEVPLEITGLSKRYARAQDRYAVRELSFRVEKGQVLGLLGPNGAGKTTTLRMLMGLIKPDAGEIRVFGHAIRPGAPVLSRVGAFVEGAGFLPHLSGRENLELYWKATGRPPEDAHLDEALEIAGLGDALARAVRTYSQGMRQRLAIAQAMLGLPDLLILDEPTNGLDPPQIREMREVMIRYAAAGRTVIVSSHLLAEVEQSCTHLVVMDRGRLVQAGPVAEIIGSGDTLLVGTATVPDGPVVEKVAALPGVVSAVPTDDGLLVRLDADGSAEHLVAELVRLEVPVRSVGPHRRLEDAFLTLIGGSA; this is translated from the coding sequence ATGGATCTTCGACTGCCCGGACGGGCCGCACTGCGCGCGCTGCGCGGGCCGCGACGGCTGACGGCCGCCGCGGCCGCCGTCGTGGTGCTGGCCGGCGCCGGGACCTGGACCGCCGCCGCCTCCGGCGACGACGCCCCGAAGGTGCGGCGCGCCGACCGGGTCATGGCGATGGACGGCGGAGTGCGCGTCGACACCTCGTTCTTCACCACGCCGGGCGGCGGGCGGCGCCCCGCCGTCCTCCTCGGGCACGGCTTCGGCGGCAGCAAGGACGACGTACGGCAGCAGGCCGAGGACCTCGCGCGGGACGGGTACGCCGTCCTCACCTGGTCCGCACGCGGCTTCGGCAGGTCGACCGGCGCGATCGGCCTCAACGACCCCGAGAGCGAGGTCGCCGACGTCTCCCGGCTGCTGGACTGGCTCGCCGAGCAGCCCCAGGTCCGGCTCGACAAGCCCGGCGACCCGCGCGCCGGCATGGCGGGCGGCTCCTACGGTGGCGCCATCGCCCTGCTGGCCGCCGGACACGACGACCGGGTCGACGCCATCGCCCCGGCCATCACCTACTGGAACCTCGCGGACGCCCTCTTCCCGAACGGCGTCTTCAAGAAGCTGTGGGCCGGCATCTTCGTCAACTCCGGCGGCGGCTGCGCGAAGTTCGAGCCGGCGCTCTGCGCGATGTACGAGCGGGTGGCCGAGTCCGGTGTCCCCGACGCCGAGGCCCGCGCCCTGCTGGAGAAGCGCTCCCCGTCCGCCGTCGGCGACCGGATCAAGGTGCCCACCCTGCTGTTCCAGGGCCAGTCCGACTCCCTCTTCCCGCTCGGCCAGGCCGACGATGCGGCCCGCGCGATCCGCGCCAACGGCGCGCCCGTGGACGTCGACTGGATCGCCGGCGGACACGACGGCGGCGACATGGAGACGTCCCGTCTCCAGACCCGCACCACCGCCTGGTTCGACCGGTACCTCAAGGGCGACAAGGGCGCCGACACCGGCCCCGCCTTCCGCGTCACCCGCACCGGGGGCATCGACACCACCGATGGCGAGGCCCAGCTGCGCGGCGCGAGCGCCGACACCTACCCCGGACTCGGCAGCGGCATACGCCGGGTGCCGCTCACCGGCGGCGAGCAGTCCGTCGCCAACCCGGCCGGCGCCAGCCCGCCCGCCGTCTCCGCGCTGCCCGGCCTCGGCGGCTCCGGCGGCCTCGCCCAGCTGTCCTCGCTCGGCGTCGGCGTCTCGCTGGACTTCCCCGGCCAGTTCGCCCGCTTCGAGTCCGCGCCCGTCGCGGACAACCTGCACATCACCGGCTCCCCGACGGCCACCGTGCACGTCCGCTCCAGCGACGGGGACGCGGTCCTCTTCGCCAAGGTCTACGACGTCGGCCCCGGCGGCCGGCAGCAGGTCCTGCCCTCCCAGCTGGTCACCCCGCTGCGGGTGACGGACGCCAAGTCCGGCAAGGACGTGCGGATCACCCTCCCGGCCGTCGACCACGACATCGAGAAGGGCCACCGGCTGCGTCTGGTGCTCTCCTCCACCGACCTCGGCTACGCCTCCCCGGCCGCCCCGGCGACGTACACCGTCTCCCTGAAGAGCGCGCTGTCCGTGCCGACCGCCCCCGGTGTCAGCAGCGCCGCCGCCCCCCTGCCGTCCTGGGTGTGGTGGCTGCCCGCCACCGGCGCGGCCGTCGCCCTGGCCCTGCTGCTGACGGCCCGCCGCCGCACCGTCGCCCCCGCGCCCGACCCCGGACTGGCCGAGGTCCCGCTGGAGATCACCGGCCTGAGCAAGCGGTACGCCCGCGCCCAGGACCGGTACGCGGTGCGCGAGCTGTCGTTCCGGGTCGAGAAGGGGCAGGTGCTCGGCCTCCTCGGACCCAACGGCGCCGGCAAGACGACGACCCTGCGCATGCTGATGGGCCTGATCAAGCCCGACGCCGGGGAGATCCGCGTCTTCGGGCACGCCATCCGCCCCGGCGCCCCGGTCCTGTCCCGGGTCGGCGCCTTCGTGGAGGGCGCCGGCTTCCTGCCGCACCTGTCCGGCCGGGAGAACCTGGAGCTGTACTGGAAGGCCACCGGCCGCCCGCCGGAGGACGCCCACCTGGACGAGGCCCTGGAGATCGCCGGTCTCGGCGACGCCCTGGCCCGCGCCGTGCGCACCTACTCCCAGGGGATGCGCCAGCGCCTCGCCATCGCCCAGGCCATGCTCGGGCTGCCGGACCTGCTCATCCTCGACGAGCCGACCAACGGCCTCGACCCGCCGCAGATCCGCGAGATGCGCGAGGTGATGATCCGGTACGCGGCCGCGGGGCGCACGGTGATCGTCTCCAGCCATCTCCTCGCGGAGGTCGAGCAGTCCTGCACCCATCTCGTGGTCATGGACCGCGGCCGGCTGGTGCAGGCCGGCCCGGTCGCCGAGATCATCGGCTCCGGCGACACCCTCCTGGTCGGCACGGCCACGGTCCCGGACGGACCCGTCGTCGAGAAGGTCGCCGCGCTGCCCGGGGTGGTCTCGGCCGTCCCCACCGACGACGGGCTCCTGGTGCGGCTCGACGCCGACGGCAGCGCCGAGCACCTGGTCGCCGAACTCGTCCGGCTGGAGGTGCCCGTCCGCTCGGTCGGCCCGCACCGCCGGCTGGAGGACGCCTTCCTCACCCTGATCGGAGGTTCCGCATGA
- a CDS encoding APC family permease: protein MTDTLTPAEAPAVEASDSPRQLKRSIGVVGGTLLTLSCVTPASTLFVVVPDLFGSLGTATALTIAVGSLLCVAVAFCYSELGTLVPSAGGEYAMVSTLAGRVAGWLVFVLSLLVVMVVPPVIAMGTADYLAPIVHLDPALTGAGVMLLATLAGLLDLRANAWITGIFLVLEVIAAAVVAVLGFAHAERGPASLVSLEVAGADGRTDTVTALLVVSGLAIALFITQGFSTAVYLSEELENPRRNVARTVLATLALSTVIILVPVVALTLGASDVAELTGGDLSAMVTAWSNSAVGTFVSLCVALAIVNAGIVMVIQNSRVLFASARDKAWPRPVNDVLSRLGRFGSPWVATLAVGVPGAALCFVDLDTLYGVTGVSVTGMYLLVAVAALLARRGPHRRTAAWRMPLWPAVPVLLILVLGYIRTQQEPAHLLWTGGITAVATLYWALYLRPRRATRWLVTLPEDARD from the coding sequence GTGACCGACACCCTCACCCCCGCCGAGGCCCCCGCCGTCGAGGCGTCGGACAGTCCCCGGCAGCTCAAGCGCTCCATCGGCGTGGTCGGCGGCACGCTGCTCACGCTCTCCTGCGTGACGCCCGCCTCCACGCTCTTCGTGGTCGTCCCCGACCTGTTCGGCTCGCTCGGCACCGCCACCGCCCTCACGATCGCCGTCGGCTCCCTGCTCTGCGTCGCCGTCGCCTTCTGCTACTCGGAGCTCGGCACCCTCGTCCCGAGCGCCGGCGGCGAGTACGCGATGGTGTCCACGCTCGCCGGACGGGTCGCGGGCTGGCTGGTGTTCGTGCTGTCCCTGCTGGTCGTCATGGTCGTACCGCCGGTGATCGCGATGGGCACCGCCGACTACCTCGCCCCGATCGTCCACCTCGACCCCGCCCTCACCGGCGCCGGCGTCATGCTGCTCGCCACCCTCGCCGGCCTGCTCGACCTGCGCGCCAACGCCTGGATCACCGGGATCTTCCTGGTCCTCGAGGTCATCGCGGCGGCCGTCGTGGCCGTGCTGGGCTTCGCCCACGCCGAGCGCGGCCCCGCGAGCCTGGTCTCCCTCGAGGTGGCCGGCGCCGACGGCCGTACCGACACGGTGACGGCGCTGCTGGTCGTCTCCGGGCTCGCCATCGCGCTGTTCATCACCCAGGGCTTCTCGACCGCCGTCTACCTCTCCGAGGAGCTGGAGAACCCGCGCCGCAACGTCGCCCGCACGGTCCTGGCCACCCTCGCCCTCTCCACCGTCATCATCCTGGTGCCGGTCGTCGCCCTCACCCTGGGTGCCTCGGACGTCGCCGAACTCACGGGCGGCGATCTGTCCGCCATGGTCACCGCCTGGTCGAACTCCGCCGTCGGCACCTTCGTGAGCCTCTGCGTGGCGCTGGCGATCGTGAACGCGGGGATCGTCATGGTCATCCAGAACTCCCGCGTCCTGTTCGCCTCGGCCCGCGACAAGGCGTGGCCCCGGCCGGTCAACGACGTCCTCTCCCGGCTCGGCCGCTTCGGCTCCCCGTGGGTCGCCACGCTCGCCGTCGGCGTGCCCGGCGCCGCCCTGTGCTTCGTCGACCTGGACACCCTGTACGGCGTCACGGGCGTCTCGGTCACCGGTATGTATCTGCTCGTCGCGGTCGCCGCCCTGCTCGCCCGGCGCGGCCCGCACCGCCGCACCGCGGCCTGGCGGATGCCGCTGTGGCCCGCCGTGCCGGTGCTGCTGATCCTGGTCCTCGGCTACATCCGCACCCAGCAGGAACCCGCGCATCTGCTGTGGACCGGCGGCATCACCGCCGTAGCCACCCTCTACTGGGCCCTGTATCTGCGCCCGCGCCGCGCCACCCGCTGGCTGGTGACCCTGCCGGAGGACGCCCGGGACTGA
- the mmsA gene encoding CoA-acylating methylmalonate-semialdehyde dehydrogenase: MTKIVNHWIGGKTAEGASGNHGPVTDPATGAVTTKVAFASVEEVDTAVAAAKEAFLTWGQSSLAQRTSILFKFRALLDANRDAIAELITAEHGKVHSDALGEVARGLEIVDLACGITVQLKGELSTQVASRVDVSSIRQPLGVVAGITPFNFPAMVPMWMFPIAIACGNTFVLKPSEKDPSASIKIAELLAEAGLPDGVFNVVHGDKVAVDRLLEHPDVKAVSFVGSTPIARYIHTTASANGKRVQALGGAKNHMLVLPDADLDAAADAAVSAAYGSAGERCMAISAVVAVGAIGDELVDKIRERAEKIKIGPGDDPASEMGPLITAVHRDKVASYVKGAADEGCEVVLDGTGYTVDGYEDGHWIGISLLDKVPTSAKAYQDEIFGPVLCVLRAETYEEALALINASPFGNGTAIFTRDGGAARRFQLEVEAGMVGVNVPIPVPVGYHSFGGWKDSLFGDHHIYGNDGTHFYTRGKVVTTRWPDPADAPTGVDLGFPRNH; this comes from the coding sequence ATGACGAAGATCGTCAACCACTGGATCGGCGGGAAGACCGCCGAAGGCGCGTCGGGCAATCACGGGCCGGTCACCGACCCGGCCACCGGCGCGGTCACCACGAAGGTCGCCTTCGCCTCGGTCGAGGAGGTGGACACGGCGGTAGCCGCCGCCAAGGAGGCGTTCCTGACCTGGGGCCAGTCCTCGCTGGCGCAGCGCACCTCGATCCTGTTCAAGTTCCGCGCGCTGCTGGACGCCAACCGTGACGCGATCGCCGAGCTGATCACCGCCGAGCACGGCAAGGTGCACTCCGACGCCCTCGGCGAGGTGGCGCGCGGCCTGGAGATCGTGGACCTCGCGTGCGGCATCACCGTGCAGCTCAAGGGCGAGCTGTCCACGCAGGTCGCCAGCCGCGTCGACGTGTCGTCGATCCGGCAGCCGCTGGGTGTCGTCGCCGGCATCACGCCGTTCAACTTCCCGGCGATGGTCCCGATGTGGATGTTCCCGATCGCCATCGCGTGCGGCAACACCTTCGTGCTCAAGCCGTCCGAGAAGGACCCCTCGGCGTCCATCAAGATCGCCGAGCTGCTCGCCGAGGCCGGTCTGCCCGACGGCGTCTTCAACGTCGTCCACGGCGACAAGGTGGCCGTCGACCGGCTCCTCGAGCACCCGGACGTCAAGGCCGTCTCCTTCGTCGGCTCCACGCCGATCGCCCGCTACATCCACACCACCGCCTCCGCCAACGGCAAGCGCGTACAGGCGCTGGGCGGCGCCAAGAACCACATGCTGGTCCTGCCGGACGCCGACCTGGACGCGGCGGCGGACGCGGCCGTGAGCGCCGCCTACGGCTCCGCGGGCGAGCGCTGCATGGCCATCTCCGCGGTGGTCGCCGTCGGCGCGATCGGCGACGAGCTGGTGGACAAGATCCGTGAGCGCGCCGAGAAGATCAAGATCGGCCCCGGCGACGACCCGGCCTCCGAGATGGGCCCGCTCATCACCGCCGTGCACCGTGACAAGGTGGCGTCCTATGTGAAGGGCGCCGCCGACGAGGGCTGCGAGGTCGTCCTCGACGGCACCGGCTACACCGTCGACGGGTACGAGGACGGGCACTGGATCGGCATCTCGCTGCTCGACAAGGTGCCCACGTCCGCGAAGGCCTACCAGGACGAGATCTTCGGCCCCGTCCTGTGCGTGCTGCGCGCCGAGACGTACGAGGAGGCCCTGGCCCTCATCAACGCCTCGCCGTTCGGCAACGGCACCGCGATCTTCACCCGGGACGGCGGCGCGGCCCGCCGCTTCCAGCTGGAGGTCGAGGCCGGCATGGTCGGCGTGAACGTCCCGATCCCGGTCCCGGTCGGCTACCACTCCTTCGGTGGCTGGAAGGACAGCCTCTTCGGCGACCACCACATCTACGGCAACGACGGCACGCACTTCTACACCCGCGGCAAGGTCGTCACCACCCGCTGGCCCGACCCGGCCGACGCCCCCACCGGCGTCGACCTGGGCTTCCCGCGCAACCACTGA
- a CDS encoding Cgl0159 family (beta/alpha)8-fold protein, with protein MNVDVAELVRLRARHPQAVAEAAERRTRRPLLGDSGRLMIVAADHPARGALGVGGRGLAMADRADLLGRLRLALSRPGVDGVLATADILDDLLLLGALDGKVVMGSLNRGGLAGASFEMDDRFTGHRPEDLERLRFDAGKLLLRVDYADPGSLATLESAARAVDAMAARELPVFVEPFISRRTPGGTIANDLSAEAVTRSIAIASGLGGTSAYTWLKLPVTDDPDHMAEVLETSTLPVVLLGGEVGADQDRAYEKWRGALRLPTVRGLVAGRSLLHPADGDVAAAVDTAVGLL; from the coding sequence GTGAACGTCGACGTCGCGGAGCTGGTCCGGCTGCGCGCCCGGCACCCGCAGGCCGTCGCGGAGGCGGCGGAGCGCCGTACCCGCAGGCCGCTGCTCGGCGACTCCGGCCGGCTGATGATCGTGGCCGCCGACCACCCGGCCCGAGGAGCCCTCGGCGTCGGTGGCCGGGGACTCGCGATGGCCGACCGCGCCGACCTGCTGGGCCGCCTCCGCCTCGCGCTGTCCCGGCCCGGCGTGGACGGGGTCCTCGCCACCGCCGACATCCTGGACGACCTGCTGCTGCTCGGCGCGCTCGACGGCAAGGTCGTCATGGGCTCACTGAACCGCGGCGGTCTGGCCGGGGCGTCGTTCGAGATGGACGACCGCTTCACCGGCCACCGGCCCGAGGACCTCGAACGCCTCCGCTTCGACGCCGGGAAGCTGCTGCTGCGCGTCGACTACGCCGACCCGGGCTCCCTGGCCACGCTGGAGTCGGCCGCACGAGCCGTCGACGCGATGGCCGCCCGTGAACTGCCGGTGTTCGTCGAGCCGTTCATCAGCCGGCGGACCCCCGGCGGCACGATCGCCAACGACCTGTCCGCCGAGGCGGTCACCCGGTCCATCGCCATAGCCTCGGGCCTCGGCGGCACCTCCGCCTACACCTGGCTCAAGCTGCCGGTCACCGACGACCCCGACCACATGGCCGAGGTCCTGGAGACCTCCACGCTGCCCGTCGTCCTGCTCGGCGGCGAGGTCGGCGCCGACCAGGACCGGGCATACGAGAAGTGGCGGGGCGCCCTGCGTCTGCCCACCGTGCGCGGCCTGGTGGCCGGCCGGTCGCTGCTCCACCCGGCCGACGGCGATGTGGCCGCCGCCGTGGACACCGCGGTGGGACTGCTGTGA
- the iolC gene encoding 5-dehydro-2-deoxygluconokinase, translating to MAYDVITMGRIGVDLYPLQTGVPLSQVTSFGKFLGGSATNVAVAAARLGRRTAVITRTGDDPFGAYLHEALQGFGVDDRWVTPVPGLPTPVTFCEVFPPDDFPLYFYRRPKAPDLEIDAHELDLDAIRDARVFWVTGTGLSEEPSRTATLAALAHRAKSGVTVFDLDWRPMFWQDPDEARPFYAEALKHTTVAVGNLDEVEVATGVREPHAAARALLDAGVELAVVKQGPKGVLAVDRDGRVAEVSPLPVTVLNGLGAGDAFGGSLCHGLLEGWDLETVMRHANAAGAIVASRLECSSAMPTPGEIEAALAAGAVR from the coding sequence ATGGCGTACGACGTGATCACCATGGGCCGGATCGGGGTGGACCTCTACCCGCTGCAGACGGGGGTCCCGCTGTCCCAGGTCACGTCCTTCGGCAAGTTCCTCGGCGGCTCGGCGACCAATGTCGCGGTCGCCGCGGCCCGTCTCGGGCGCCGGACCGCCGTGATCACCCGCACCGGCGACGACCCCTTCGGCGCCTACCTCCACGAGGCCCTCCAGGGCTTCGGCGTCGACGACCGCTGGGTCACCCCGGTCCCCGGACTGCCCACCCCGGTCACCTTCTGCGAGGTCTTCCCGCCGGACGACTTCCCGCTGTACTTCTACCGCCGCCCCAAGGCCCCCGACCTGGAGATCGACGCGCACGAGCTCGACCTCGACGCCATCCGGGACGCCCGCGTCTTCTGGGTCACCGGCACCGGCCTCAGCGAGGAGCCGAGCCGTACGGCGACGCTCGCGGCCCTCGCCCACCGCGCGAAGTCCGGCGTCACGGTCTTCGACCTCGACTGGCGCCCCATGTTCTGGCAGGACCCCGACGAGGCCCGCCCCTTCTATGCCGAGGCGCTGAAGCACACCACGGTCGCCGTCGGGAACCTCGACGAGGTGGAGGTGGCGACCGGCGTCCGCGAACCCCATGCCGCAGCCCGGGCGTTGCTGGACGCCGGGGTCGAACTGGCCGTCGTCAAACAGGGCCCCAAGGGCGTCCTCGCCGTCGACCGGGACGGGCGCGTGGCGGAGGTGTCACCGCTGCCCGTCACGGTCCTCAACGGCCTCGGCGCGGGCGACGCCTTCGGCGGTTCCCTCTGCCACGGCCTGCTCGAGGGCTGGGACCTGGAGACGGTCATGCGGCACGCCAACGCGGCCGGCGCCATCGTCGCCTCCCGCCTGGAGTGCTCCTCCGCCATGCCGACACCCGGCGAGATCGAGGCCGCGCTCGCCGCCGGGGCGGTCCGGTGA
- a CDS encoding helix-turn-helix transcriptional regulator, with protein MTDRRLWSYKEIAAHIKVQPDTVRSYRKHGLLPPPDHVENGKPFWHPDTVRAWVASRPRNRGLRPD; from the coding sequence ATGACCGACCGAAGGCTCTGGTCGTACAAGGAGATCGCGGCGCACATCAAGGTGCAGCCCGACACCGTGCGCTCCTACCGCAAACACGGACTGCTGCCCCCACCCGACCATGTCGAGAACGGCAAACCCTTCTGGCACCCCGACACCGTCCGCGCCTGGGTGGCGTCACGGCCCCGCAATCGGGGTCTGCGGCCGGACTGA
- a CDS encoding GNAT family N-acetyltransferase — translation MSDFSVKPVLTGERTVLRPFTEADATVMAEIIEDPDVVRFTGEPSAELTEERLRSWYGSRSEQTDRLDLAVTDRTTGELVGEVVLFEWDAHARGCTFRTLIGPRGRGRGLGTEATRLIAGYGFEQLGLHRIQLEAYGHNARALRVYEKVGFVREGVRREADLRDGIWRDWVLMAMLEREWAGHRGHPRLDPV, via the coding sequence ATGAGCGATTTCTCCGTCAAACCCGTACTGACCGGCGAACGGACCGTGCTGCGGCCGTTCACCGAGGCCGACGCCACCGTGATGGCGGAGATCATCGAGGACCCCGACGTCGTCCGCTTCACCGGCGAGCCCTCCGCCGAACTGACGGAGGAACGGCTGCGCTCCTGGTACGGCTCACGGTCCGAGCAGACCGACCGTCTCGACCTCGCCGTCACCGACCGGACCACCGGCGAACTCGTCGGCGAGGTCGTGCTGTTCGAGTGGGACGCGCACGCCCGCGGCTGTACGTTCCGCACGCTCATCGGACCCCGGGGGCGCGGGCGGGGGCTCGGCACCGAGGCCACCCGGCTCATCGCCGGGTACGGCTTCGAGCAGCTCGGCCTGCACCGGATCCAGCTGGAGGCGTACGGCCACAACGCCCGTGCCCTGCGCGTGTACGAGAAGGTCGGCTTCGTCCGGGAGGGCGTCCGACGAGAGGCCGACCTCCGGGACGGCATCTGGCGGGACTGGGTGCTGATGGCGATGCTCGAGCGGGAGTGGGCGGGGCATCGGGGGCACCCCCGCTTGGATCCCGTCTAG
- a CDS encoding zinc-dependent alcohol dehydrogenase family protein: MRAVVFERFGEPARVRDVPDPVPAPHGVTVRVEATGLCRSDWHGWQGHDPDIVLPHVPGHELAGVVEAVGDRVTGWRPGDRVTVPFVCACGACGACAAGDQQVCERQTQPGFTHWGSFAQYVALDHADVNLVAVPEEMSFATAASLGCRFATAFRAVVQQGRVAAGEWVAVHGCGGVGLSAVMIAAASGARVVAVDVSPQALDLARKFGAAECLDASAVPDTAAAVRDLTGGGAHLSLDALGSPVTCAASIGGLRRRGRHVQVGLLPSESGTTPVPMARAIALELEILGSHGMAAHTYPPMLELVRAGVLRPDLLVTSSIPLDDVPAAMEAMGSAPGAGVTVVEPWGRDS, translated from the coding sequence ATGCGCGCTGTGGTGTTCGAGCGGTTCGGTGAGCCGGCGCGGGTGCGGGACGTGCCGGACCCGGTTCCCGCGCCGCACGGCGTGACCGTGCGGGTCGAGGCGACCGGCCTGTGCCGCAGCGACTGGCACGGCTGGCAGGGACACGACCCGGACATCGTGCTGCCGCATGTTCCGGGGCATGAACTGGCCGGGGTGGTCGAGGCCGTCGGCGACCGGGTCACCGGCTGGCGGCCCGGCGACCGGGTCACGGTGCCGTTCGTCTGCGCGTGCGGCGCCTGCGGGGCGTGTGCGGCGGGCGACCAGCAGGTGTGCGAGCGGCAGACCCAGCCCGGCTTCACCCACTGGGGCTCCTTCGCCCAGTACGTGGCCCTGGACCACGCCGATGTGAACCTCGTCGCGGTGCCCGAGGAGATGTCCTTCGCGACGGCGGCCTCCCTGGGCTGCCGGTTCGCCACAGCGTTCCGGGCGGTCGTGCAGCAGGGCCGGGTGGCGGCGGGGGAGTGGGTCGCCGTGCACGGCTGCGGCGGGGTCGGTCTGTCCGCCGTGATGATCGCGGCCGCGTCGGGCGCCCGGGTCGTCGCGGTCGACGTGTCACCGCAGGCCCTGGACCTCGCGCGGAAGTTCGGGGCGGCGGAGTGCCTGGACGCGTCCGCCGTACCCGACACGGCGGCGGCGGTCCGCGACCTCACCGGCGGCGGCGCGCACCTCTCCCTGGACGCCCTCGGATCGCCAGTCACCTGCGCCGCCTCCATCGGTGGCCTGCGCCGCCGCGGGCGGCATGTCCAGGTGGGCCTGCTGCCCTCCGAGTCCGGCACGACCCCGGTCCCCATGGCCCGCGCGATCGCGCTGGAGCTGGAGATCCTCGGCAGCCACGGCATGGCGGCCCACACCTACCCGCCGATGCTGGAGCTGGTGCGGGCCGGCGTGCTGCGGCCGGATCTGCTGGTGACGTCGTCGATACCGCTGGACGACGTGCCGGCCGCTATGGAGGCGATGGGCTCGGCGCCGGGCGCCGGGGTGACGGTCGTCGAGCCGTGGGGCCGGGACAGCTGA